GACTGGCTCTAAGTAGACGATGAGATTGCTCTCGGTCGGGCCGATCCGATCGAGCAGGCTGAAATACAGCGAGAACGCGATGATGCCCGGCCCGACGACGAGGAACGCGAGCGAGGCGACCGAAAGCGGCGTCCAGACGATCGTCGTGGCCGATTCTCCGGTCGCGTAACTGGTCACCCCGAGCAGGCCCGCTCCCAGAAGCATTGCCCAGCCCTGCAAAGCGACTGCCGAAAGATCCGTTCGGAGGGGGCGCGTCGCGACCGAGCCAAAGGCGAAACTGACCGTCGCGAGCATGACCAGCCCCACGCCCAGAAGGTCCGCACTCGCGACTGTGCCCACGCCGATATCGGAGATGACGACGACGCCCGCGAGCCCGACGAGCAGTCCCACAACCTGCAGCGCGGTGAGATCACTGTCCGGGAGCAACGCGCTGGCAAACACAGCCGTCAACGCCGGCGAGAGGCTGACGACGATGGCTGCGACCGCACTCGACCCCGAGAGGTGATCCATCCCGAGGTAGAGAAACGCGTGGTGGCCGGCGATCATGAACGCCCCGGCGACCAGAATACTCCCGACGTCGGCCAACGACTGTGGATGCCACCGCTGTACCAACAGTGCCGCAAAGCCGACCACGACGACGCCAACCAGCGCGTATCGCAGCCCGGCAAACAGCAGCGGCGGGAAATACGACAGGCCGACGTCGATCGCGAGGAACGAACTCCCCCAGAGGACGCCGACCACCAGCGAGAGTACGAGAGACTTCGATCGCATTACGCAGTATTTCCGGATGTAGCTATAAGAATCTAACGTATCCTCGAAATAGATTCAACTAGCTGGGCGAGGATGAATGGCAATTTCATGTGGGTCGGATCCCGAACAGGGGCCGGCAGACAGTTCGAGCAAGCGGAGCGGAGCTTACTTACCGATCACCGCCGACCGTGCCAGGCATGGACGAACGCGACGTACGGATCCTCAAGGCGATCGCCGACCTCGGGACCGACAGTCCGGAGCGACTCCACGAGGAGACGGACATTCCAGTCTCGACGATCCACTACCGACTGAACAATCTCCGTGAGGACGGCGTGATCGAGAACGACCTCAACGATATCGACCTGGATGCGGTCGGACTGGGAGTGACAGTCATCGTCGAAGTGCTCGCCGAGTACAGTGGGACCTACGACGCCGTCGCCGAGAAGTTCCGCGCGATCGAGGGCGTCACACAGGTCTACCTGACGATGGGCGAGACGGACTTCATCGTGATCGCCCATCTGACGGACTCGGATATGGTCGAACGACTCATCAGCGACTTCGAAGCCTTAGAAGAGGTCGAACGAACGAACTCGACGTTCGTCATCTCGACGCTACAGGATAGCCAGCGGGCCTTGGAAGCCTACGATCTCGAGACGCTGCTTGCCGAACTCGTCGAGGACTAGATGAAGACAGCGCCGGCCCGTGCCCGCCGTTCAAAACGACGTTTCCATCTCGCGTTCGAGTTCCTGCAGGCGGTCGATTCGGTTTTCCGTGGTCGGGTGAGTCCGGAAGAGCCGGCCGATCATCCCTTTCGAGATGGGAATGATGAAAAACGCGTTCATTTCAGACTCGCTCCGGAGGTCTTCCTGTGGAACCCGGTCCATGCGGTTGTCGATTTTCGCCAGTGCCGAGGCCAGCGCCGACGGTTTGCCGGAGATGATCGCGCCGCCACGGTCTGCGGCGTACTCCCGGTAGCGGCTGAGAGCACGGATCAGGACGTACGAGACGATCCAGACCACGATCGAGACGAGGATGGCAACGAAGACCCCGCCACCGCCACCACGTCGGTTCCGCCCGCCGGCGAACAGCCAGCCCCAGCGGACGATCAAGAACGCGATCGTCGAGAGAAACGAGGCGATCGTCATGACGACCACATCCCGGTTTTTGATGTGGGCGAGTTCGTGAGCGAGCACGCCCTCTAGCTCCTCTTGATCGAGGGTCTGCATGATCCCCGTCGTCACACAGACGGTGGCATTGTTCTTCGAGCGGCCCGTCGCGAAGGCATTCGGGACCGACGAGTCGGCCACGGCGATATCGGGTTTGGGCAAG
The sequence above is drawn from the Halorhabdus sp. CBA1104 genome and encodes:
- a CDS encoding DMT family transporter: MRSKSLVLSLVVGVLWGSSFLAIDVGLSYFPPLLFAGLRYALVGVVVVGFAALLVQRWHPQSLADVGSILVAGAFMIAGHHAFLYLGMDHLSGSSAVAAIVVSLSPALTAVFASALLPDSDLTALQVVGLLVGLAGVVVISDIGVGTVASADLLGVGLVMLATVSFAFGSVATRPLRTDLSAVALQGWAMLLGAGLLGVTSYATGESATTIVWTPLSVASLAFLVVGPGIIAFSLYFSLLDRIGPTESNLIVYLEPVVATALSWLVFGEVIDSQTVVGFLAIFVGFLLVKHRSLLPSWHRVRDGLGLTHPETGSSSFENSD
- a CDS encoding Lrp/AsnC family transcriptional regulator, which translates into the protein MDERDVRILKAIADLGTDSPERLHEETDIPVSTIHYRLNNLREDGVIENDLNDIDLDAVGLGVTVIVEVLAEYSGTYDAVAEKFRAIEGVTQVYLTMGETDFIVIAHLTDSDMVERLISDFEALEEVERTNSTFVISTLQDSQRALEAYDLETLLAELVED
- the htpX gene encoding zinc metalloprotease HtpX is translated as MQWQPDWGLRGRMFVTMFLLFVLYIIFVGVLASAGVGLLGIVVVMGLFSLGQLFFSDKLALRSMGATTVDESEYPDLHRSVSRLSQQADLPKPDIAVADSSVPNAFATGRSKNNATVCVTTGIMQTLDQEELEGVLAHELAHIKNRDVVVMTIASFLSTIAFLIVRWGWLFAGGRNRRGGGGGVFVAILVSIVVWIVSYVLIRALSRYREYAADRGGAIISGKPSALASALAKIDNRMDRVPQEDLRSESEMNAFFIIPISKGMIGRLFRTHPTTENRIDRLQELEREMETSF